In Bombus fervidus isolate BK054 unplaced genomic scaffold, iyBomFerv1 scaffold0064, whole genome shotgun sequence, a single window of DNA contains:
- the LOC139997358 gene encoding LOW QUALITY PROTEIN: NADH-ubiquinone oxidoreductase chain 4-like (The sequence of the model RefSeq protein was modified relative to this genomic sequence to represent the inferred CDS: substituted 7 bases at 7 genomic stop codons), whose amino-acid sequence MIEIFIFFYIIFFIKFLDFIILRNIIFLISFIYLINLRXIKXIYIFRNLGINYYSNYLILIIFXIFRLIFLNLKEYTKKCLIINFILILLILINFLSIDLLIFYFIYEARLLLIFYIIIEXGYIEDRILASFYIIFYTLIFSLPILYFIFKILDLEGSICFFYLEIVDLKLDLFSFIYILISFLVKIPIYLFHGXLIKAHVEASFFRSIILASIILKLGRYGLLRLIFIFKFLINNLLTFFIFINILGILFLRFICLIQFDIKLIIALSSVIHIGIISIGLLLEIKLGILGRLIIIISHGLVSSGLFYLVNIIYIQTNRRLIFINKGIINLIPSISIIXFLICIFNSGAPISLNIVREIFLLIRLIYXCKYLFIFLIIYCLFRFIYSIYLFRFIQYGKIYDLIININNCLLLNYLTLILHLLPLNFFVFNLFFYLNSLIKNIEL is encoded by the coding sequence atgattgaaatttttatttttttttatataattttttttataaaatttttagattttataattttaagaaatataatatttttaataagttttatttatttaataaatttaagatgaattaaatgaatttatatttttagaaatttaggaattaattattattcaaattatttaattttaataatattttgaatttttagattaatttttttaaatttaaaagaatatacaaaaaaatgtttaataataaattttattttaatattactaatattaataaattttttatcaatagatttattaattttttattttatatatgaagctagattattattaatcttttatataattatagaatgaGGTTATATAGAAGATCGTATTTTagcttctttttatataatattttacacattaattttttctttacctatattatattttatttttaaaattttagatttagaAGGCAgtatatgttttttttatttagaaatagttgatttaaaattagatttatttagttttatttatatattaatatcttttttagttAAAATCCCTATATACTTATTTCATGGATGATTAATTAAAGCTCATGTAGAAGCCTCATTTTTTAGATCTATAATTTTAGcttcaattatattaaaattaggaAGATATGGattattacgattaatttttatatttaaatttttaataaataatttattaactttttttatatttattaatattttaggaatattgtttttaagatttatttgtttaattcaatttgatataaaattaattattgcttTATCTTCTGTAATTCATATAGGAATTATATCAATAggattattattagaaattaaattaggaATTTTAggaagattaataataataatttctcatgGACTTGTTTCTTcaggattattttatttagttaatataatttatatacaaactaatagacgtttaatttttattaataaaggtataatcaatttaataccttcaatatcaataatatgatttttaatatgtatttttaattctggagctccaatttctttaaatatagttagagaaatttttttactaataagattaatatattgatgtaaatatttatttatatttttaattatatattgtttatttagatttatttattcaatttatttatttagatttatccaatatggaaaaatttatgatttaattataaatattaataattgtttattattaaattatttaactttaattttacatttattacctttaaatttttttgtttttaatttatttttttatttaaatagtttaataaaaaatattgaattgtga
- the LOC139997356 gene encoding LOW QUALITY PROTEIN: cytochrome b-like (The sequence of the model RefSeq protein was modified relative to this genomic sequence to represent the inferred CDS: substituted 11 bases at 11 genomic stop codons) has protein sequence MKKIIPIIYKINLINLPISFINLPTPININYFXNFGSILGIFLIIQIISGLFLSIHYCPNINIAFYRISNIIKDINSGXLIRLIHINGASFYFLIIYLHIARNIFYYSFKLLQVXIIGVSILFLSIATAFLGYVLPXGQISFXGAIVITNLISAIPYIGQFIVEXIXGGFSINNDTLNRFYSFHFILPFIILLIVFIHLIILHITGSSNPIHSKINIYKINFHPYFTIKDIITIILVFILFIIINLQFPYILGDPDNFKIANPIITPVHIKPEXYFLFAYSILRVIPNKLGGVIILFFSIFILYLIPLINLNNLKNNKFYFINKIIYXXFINIFIILTXLGRQIIEYPYINLNQIFTFIYFFYLILSFYINNI, from the coding sequence atgaaaaaaataattccaataatttataaaataaatttaataaatttaccaatatcatttattaatttaccaacaccaattaatattaattatttttgaaattttggatCGATTTTaggaatatttctaataattcaaattatttcaggattatttctttctatacATTATTGTCCAAATATCAATATTGCATTTTACAGAATTTCTAacattataaaagatataaattcaggttgattaattcgtttaattcatataaatggtgcttcattttattttttaattatatatttacatattgcacgaaatatattttattattcatttaaattattacaagttTGAATAATTGgtgtatcaattttatttttatcaatagcaACTGCATTTTTAGGATATGTTCTTCCATGAGGTCAAATATCATTTTGAGGAGCAAtagtaattacaaatttaatttcagcaaTTCCTTATATTGGGCAATTTATAGTTGAATGAATCTGAGGAggattttcaattaataatgatacattaaatcgattttattcatttcattttattttaccatttattattcttttaatagtttttattcatttaataattttacatattacagGATCTTCAAATCCTATtcattctaaaataaatatttataaaattaattttcatccatattttacaattaaagatataattacaattattttagtatttatattatttataattattaatcttcAATTTCCATATATATTAGGAGATccagataattttaaaatagcaAATCCAATAATTACCCCAGTTCATATTAAACcagaatgatattttttatttgcatattcAATTTTACGAGTTATTCCTAATAAATTAGGAGgagtaattatattatttttttcaatttttattctatatttaattccattaattaatttaaataatttaaaaaataataaattttattttataaataaaattatatattgatgatttattaatatttttattatattaacttgATTAGGAAgacaaataattgaatatccatatataaatttaaatc